In Asterias amurensis chromosome 4, ASM3211899v1, one genomic interval encodes:
- the LOC139936669 gene encoding fibropellin-3-like isoform X2 — MHPMKPVAVFSLLLALLVAGANGEECETNRCPGNERCLTRDVPGLPNYVCECTQTGYMGYNCEATSNTKTINTCYGDQCKTGNFSSPNYFTTGYTNGEDSLYLIYIPRATEIRFTFASTFQIERNADELYVGEGLVIPYFSLALNNIPPHQYFFDGFGAPSPFSVYNDTVWMYFTTDRGGGTYQGFQIFWNATVADPPTTIPMTTESVASSNVSQSGFIATLIVSVILAISSGF; from the exons ATGCATCCCATGAAACCTGTTGCCGTATTTTCGTTACTGCTTGCATTGCTTGTAGCTGGAGCTAATGGAGAAG AATGTGAAACTAACAGATGTCCTGGAAATGAACGATGTTTGACGAGGGATGTCCCTGGTCTACCTAACTATGTGTGTGAATGTACCCAGACCGGCTATATGGGCTATAACTGTGAAGCAACATCAA ATACCAAAACTATTAACACATGTTACGGAGATCAATGCAAAACAGGAAACTTCTCATCTCCAAACTATTTCACAACTGGCTACACAAATGGTGAAGACTCATTGTATCTTATTTACATCCCACGAGCAACAGAGATTCGCTTCACATTTGCAAGTACTTTTCAAATTGAAAGAAACGCTGATGAGCTGTACGTTGGAGAAGGACTTGTAATCCCTTACTTTTCTCTGGCATTGAATAATATCCCCCCTCACCAGTACTTCTTTGATGGATTTGGAGCTCCGAGTCCATTTAGTGTCTACAATGATACAGTCTGGATGTACTTCACTACTGATAGAGGTGGAGGAACATATCAGGGCTTCCAGATATTCTGGAATGCTACTGTAGCAG ATCCACCAACAACAATACCAATGACTACTGAATCTGTAGCAAGTTCAAATGTTTCCCAAAGTGGATTTATTGCAACACTGATTGTATCTGTTATTCTTGCCATCTCATCTGGCTTCTAA
- the LOC139936669 gene encoding fibropellin-3-like isoform X1, with amino-acid sequence MHPMKPVAVFSLLLALLVAGANGEECETNRCPGNERCLTRDVPGLPNYVCECTQTGYMGYNCEATSNTKTINTCYGDQCKTGNFSSPNYFTTGYTNGEDSLYLIYIPRATEIRFTFASTFQIERNADELYVGEGLVIPYFSLALNNIPPHQYFFDGFGAPSPFSVYNDTVWMYFTTDRGGGTYQGFQIFWNATVAAPPTAAPTAAPTAANTGTPKETPTTIAPIDPLQGGVDSGSSAPQTSFIVRMAFAVCTSFISLIITRPF; translated from the exons ATGCATCCCATGAAACCTGTTGCCGTATTTTCGTTACTGCTTGCATTGCTTGTAGCTGGAGCTAATGGAGAAG AATGTGAAACTAACAGATGTCCTGGAAATGAACGATGTTTGACGAGGGATGTCCCTGGTCTACCTAACTATGTGTGTGAATGTACCCAGACCGGCTATATGGGCTATAACTGTGAAGCAACATCAA ATACCAAAACTATTAACACATGTTACGGAGATCAATGCAAAACAGGAAACTTCTCATCTCCAAACTATTTCACAACTGGCTACACAAATGGTGAAGACTCATTGTATCTTATTTACATCCCACGAGCAACAGAGATTCGCTTCACATTTGCAAGTACTTTTCAAATTGAAAGAAACGCTGATGAGCTGTACGTTGGAGAAGGACTTGTAATCCCTTACTTTTCTCTGGCATTGAATAATATCCCCCCTCACCAGTACTTCTTTGATGGATTTGGAGCTCCGAGTCCATTTAGTGTCTACAATGATACAGTCTGGATGTACTTCACTACTGATAGAGGTGGAGGAACATATCAGGGCTTCCAGATATTCTGGAATGCTACTGTAGCAG CTCCCCCAACTGCAGCACCTACAGCAGCACCCACTGCAGCAAACACAGGAACACCAAAGGAAACACCTACAACAATAGCACCTATAGATCCACTCCAAGGCGGGGTGGATAGTGGATCCTCTGCACCTCAAACAAGCTTTATTGTAAGGATGGCCTTTGCAGTTTGTACTTCCTTTATCAGTTTAATCATTACACGGCCTTTTTAA